From the genome of Kaistella daneshvariae, one region includes:
- the purB gene encoding adenylosuccinate lyase, with protein MNSYKNPLEERYSSEEMLYNFSPNNKFRNWRKLWIALAEIEKDLGLDISDEQIIQLKENAEEIDYKKAAEYEKKFRHDVMAHVHTYGDAAPLAKGIIHLGATSAFVGDNTDLIQMRDGLLLLKKQMVNVMKNLSDFALQYKDLPTLGFTHYQPAQLTTVGKRATLWLQSLLLDFEELEFFIETLRFRGVKGTTGTAASFLELFDGDYSKVKHLDQELSKRFGFDKVFGVSGQTYDRKIDAKVVALLSNIAQSAHKFTNDLRLLQNLKEIEEPFEKNQIGSSAMAYKRNPMRSERIGALAKFVMSLSTSSAMVASTQWFERTLDDSANKRLTIPQAFLAVDAILMIWNNIMNGIVVYENRIKKHIMEELPFMATEYIIMEEVKAGGDRQEIHETIRVHSMEASKKVKEEGKENDLLERILNDHTLKLDKTKLMEVLDPKRFIGFAPIQTEEFIENEVTPILEKYADLIGLKADLKV; from the coding sequence ATGAATTCCTACAAAAATCCTCTCGAGGAACGCTATTCAAGCGAGGAAATGCTCTATAATTTCTCTCCCAACAACAAATTTCGCAACTGGCGAAAACTTTGGATTGCCCTGGCGGAAATCGAAAAAGATTTAGGCCTCGACATTTCTGACGAGCAAATCATTCAACTGAAAGAAAACGCGGAAGAGATCGATTACAAAAAAGCTGCGGAATACGAGAAAAAATTTCGTCATGATGTCATGGCGCACGTTCACACCTACGGCGACGCAGCACCCTTGGCGAAAGGAATTATTCATCTTGGCGCAACTTCAGCATTTGTGGGTGATAACACGGATTTGATTCAGATGCGCGACGGGCTTTTATTGCTCAAAAAGCAAATGGTCAACGTCATGAAAAATCTTTCTGATTTTGCCCTTCAATACAAAGATTTACCGACTTTAGGGTTTACGCATTATCAGCCTGCACAACTGACAACTGTTGGTAAACGGGCAACTTTATGGCTGCAGTCTTTGCTTTTGGACTTCGAAGAACTGGAGTTTTTCATCGAAACATTAAGATTTCGCGGTGTAAAAGGAACGACCGGCACTGCCGCAAGTTTTTTGGAGCTTTTTGATGGTGATTATTCCAAAGTGAAACATTTGGATCAGGAACTTTCCAAACGTTTTGGTTTTGATAAAGTTTTCGGCGTTTCCGGGCAGACTTATGACCGGAAAATTGATGCGAAAGTGGTGGCGTTGCTGTCGAATATCGCACAGTCGGCACATAAATTTACCAATGATTTACGACTTTTACAGAACTTAAAAGAAATTGAAGAGCCTTTCGAGAAAAACCAAATTGGTTCTTCGGCAATGGCTTATAAAAGAAATCCCATGCGTTCGGAACGGATCGGTGCTTTAGCGAAATTCGTGATGTCGCTTTCCACAAGTTCCGCCATGGTCGCGTCTACCCAATGGTTTGAAAGAACTTTGGATGATTCTGCTAACAAGAGACTTACCATTCCGCAGGCATTTTTGGCGGTTGACGCGATTCTGATGATTTGGAATAACATCATGAACGGAATTGTGGTCTACGAAAACCGCATCAAAAAGCATATTATGGAAGAACTTCCGTTCATGGCAACGGAATATATCATTATGGAAGAGGTGAAAGCCGGCGGCGACCGTCAGGAAATTCACGAAACCATCCGCGTGCATTCAATGGAAGCTTCGAAAAAAGTGAAGGAAGAAGGCAAAGAAAATGACTTGCTGGAAAGAATTTTAAATGACCATACACTGAAACTGGACAAGACCAAATTAATGGAAGTTCTGGATCCGAAAAGGTTCATCGGGTTTGCGCCAATTCAAACTGAGGAATTCATTGAAAATGAAGTCACGCCGATCCTGGAGAAGTACGCCGACCTTATCGGGCTAAAGGCCGACCTTAAAGTTTAA
- a CDS encoding SDR family oxidoreductase, translating into MDFTNKIVLITGGCSGIGKIMARKSLERGCKKLVIWDINDEGLLKTKQELSTIGGEIFTYQIDLSNLDSIKIQAQRVRTEVGSVDILINNAGIVVGKYFHEHTHDQVQKSMSINSNALMHTTLEFLPKMMAKNSGAICNIASSAGLISNPKMSVYAASKWAVVGWGDSLRLEMKQLNKNISVTTIMPFFINTGMFDGVKSKLLPILEPEPTSEKIITAIERETKILAMPLPYWFIRFSQGILPIPAFDWVMENVFGIYDTMKEFTGRK; encoded by the coding sequence ATGGATTTCACCAACAAAATTGTACTCATAACTGGCGGTTGCTCCGGAATCGGAAAGATAATGGCGAGAAAATCGCTGGAAAGAGGTTGTAAAAAGTTGGTGATTTGGGACATTAACGACGAAGGACTGCTCAAAACGAAGCAAGAACTTAGTACAATCGGTGGTGAAATTTTCACCTACCAAATAGATCTTTCAAATTTAGACAGTATTAAAATCCAGGCGCAACGCGTTAGAACAGAAGTTGGAAGTGTAGATATTCTCATCAATAATGCCGGAATTGTGGTCGGAAAATATTTTCACGAACATACGCATGACCAGGTTCAAAAAAGCATGTCCATAAATTCCAATGCTTTGATGCACACTACTTTGGAATTTTTGCCCAAAATGATGGCGAAAAATTCCGGAGCAATCTGCAATATTGCGTCGTCGGCAGGTTTAATTTCCAACCCGAAAATGTCGGTTTACGCGGCTTCGAAATGGGCGGTAGTGGGATGGGGCGACAGCCTGCGGCTGGAAATGAAGCAATTAAACAAAAATATTTCGGTGACGACCATTATGCCATTCTTCATCAATACCGGAATGTTTGATGGTGTAAAATCCAAGCTGCTGCCTATTTTGGAACCGGAACCTACTTCAGAAAAAATAATTACAGCCATTGAAAGAGAGACCAAAATACTCGCAATGCCGCTTCCGTATTGGTTTATCCGCTTTTCGCAGGGGATTTTACCAATTCCCGCATTTGATTGGGTAATGGAAAATGTTTTCGGAATTTACGACACGATGAAGGAATTTACGGGCCGGAAATAA
- a CDS encoding aldehyde dehydrogenase yields the protein MNFQDILAEQKEFFNSQQTKTYKFRKRNLEKLRDLLLKNDDLLYDAIYADFGKSKFDTLTTEISFVLKDIDYFLNNLKSLMRPTGVKTNLANMFGSSKIYSEPLGNCLVIGAWNYPYQLSLSPVVAAIAAGNTCIVKPSEIAGNTMKAMAKIINENFPKEFLFVAEGGVPETTEILKLKFDKIFFTGSPRVGQIVYEAAAKHLTPVTLELGGKSPAIVTSSADFEVAAKRIVWGKFLNAGQTCVAPDYILVDEKVKDSFLDSLKSYIQKFNYQPDSEHYTQIINDRNFERLINLIDRHKVYLGGSSIPEKRYIEPTILDNVTWNDAVMQEEIFGPILPVLTFKNFNDALHQVAAYEKPLSAYLFTDKSDEKEQFVSKISFGGGCINDVVMHLSNDHLPFGGVGNSGMGNYHGKYGFDAFSHKKAVLSRATWGEPDLKYPPYTDKKLEWIKKLL from the coding sequence ATGAATTTTCAAGATATTTTAGCGGAACAGAAAGAATTTTTCAATTCCCAGCAGACCAAAACGTACAAATTCCGAAAGAGAAATTTGGAAAAATTGCGCGATTTGCTGCTAAAAAATGATGACCTGCTCTACGATGCGATTTACGCGGATTTCGGAAAGTCAAAATTTGATACGTTAACCACCGAAATTTCTTTCGTATTAAAAGACATCGATTATTTCTTAAATAATCTAAAATCTTTGATGCGGCCTACCGGCGTGAAAACAAATCTGGCAAATATGTTTGGTTCAAGCAAAATTTATTCTGAACCGCTCGGAAACTGTTTGGTGATCGGCGCATGGAACTATCCATATCAGCTTTCTTTATCGCCCGTCGTGGCAGCAATTGCGGCGGGAAATACCTGTATCGTGAAGCCCAGCGAAATTGCGGGAAATACTATGAAAGCGATGGCGAAAATCATCAACGAAAATTTTCCCAAGGAATTTCTTTTCGTTGCTGAAGGTGGTGTTCCGGAAACCACAGAAATTTTAAAACTTAAATTCGACAAGATATTTTTCACCGGCAGTCCGCGCGTTGGGCAAATCGTTTACGAAGCTGCAGCGAAGCATTTAACGCCGGTAACGCTGGAATTAGGCGGAAAAAGTCCCGCAATTGTCACATCTTCCGCGGATTTCGAAGTGGCAGCAAAAAGAATTGTCTGGGGCAAGTTCCTGAATGCCGGACAAACCTGTGTAGCGCCCGATTATATTCTGGTTGATGAAAAGGTAAAAGACAGCTTTTTGGATTCTTTGAAATCTTACATCCAAAAATTTAATTACCAACCCGATTCTGAACATTATACGCAAATCATCAACGACAGAAATTTTGAGCGTTTAATTAATTTAATCGACAGACATAAAGTTTACCTCGGCGGAAGCTCGATTCCCGAAAAAAGGTATATTGAGCCGACAATTTTAGATAATGTAACCTGGAACGATGCGGTGATGCAGGAAGAAATTTTCGGACCGATTCTTCCGGTGCTAACCTTTAAAAACTTTAATGATGCGCTGCATCAGGTGGCGGCGTATGAAAAACCGCTTTCAGCCTATCTCTTCACGGATAAATCCGACGAAAAAGAACAGTTTGTTTCCAAAATTTCTTTTGGCGGCGGTTGTATTAATGATGTGGTGATGCATTTAAGCAACGATCATTTGCCGTTTGGCGGCGTGGGAAATTCCGGAATGGGAAATTATCACGGGAAATATGGTTTTGATGCTTTTTCGCATAAAAAAGCTGTTTTGTCCCGTGCAACCTGGGGCGAACCGGACTTGAAATATCCGCCG